In the genome of Etheostoma cragini isolate CJK2018 chromosome 5, CSU_Ecrag_1.0, whole genome shotgun sequence, the window cagaaaaagacattttttcctCACCTGAGAGCCGATGGAGTCGCTCTCTCTTCTCACCAGGGACGCACAGTCTTCCAAATCATCCCATGCAATTGTTGAAAAAGCTGTAACACAGTAAACGTGTGCCTGTGTCATTAAAGTAGAATTGTATTTACTTACACATACTATATGTATACAAGCTTAAGGTGGTGCatgaaattcaaacaaaacatcagAGATGTGCATACCTTGTTCAATGATGCAAGGAAGCTCAACGTAAACGTTGACTGGACTGCTGCTTCTTGGCACCAGTTTATCCTACAGATAGAAAGTCTGTCAACACCACTATACAGATCTGCATTGTGTGCATCATTGTAAAGAGAAAGATTTCAAATACCTTTTTGTTTCCCGCAGGTCTCCTCCCCTGTTGGCGCATTTGATTTGGGCAAATAGCACCAAAGACCTTTCTGTTCCTTTGCATCTCCATCAGCACAGTTCTGGCTGCAGCACTGAAGGATCATGGTTTGATTTAGAGCTGATATAGAGGAAATTCTCCCGGTTTGTGTCTCTCCGTGCCGCGGCCTCATAGTTTTGGCCCAATCAAATGCACTTGTGTGGTCTCCAGGGAGTGACAGCGTCCTCGGAGATTAAATTGGTGTAGACTAACGGTTTTCTCTGAAGTGTAAAGTGGTACCGCGTACAACGGCGCCATTACTGCAGGTGCTCTCTGCGTCAGACCTGCCCTCCCTCCGCCTGCAGCCAAATATTCCCTGCACCCTGCCAGAGGCGCGTGTAGAGCCTGGCATGGCTTCTTCCAATCATGTCTGTTTCATACAATCAAACACCTTAGCCTTTGTCTTCATAGTCTTCATAAGGCTGACCAACTCATTGGCACAGTCCAGACTAACGCTTGGTTCAAAACGGCCAGATCAATCTGTGCGTAATTCGTTTTGTgcgcaaaaaaatatataaacatccGTGACAAATGCATGTGTtacaaaaaaaccaaaaaaacaagagtAAGCCTAGCCAACCCTCAGCACTGAATGCACCTATGTGGTCGACACATGTGTCAGGAGGTCAGCAAGATGCCACGCGTAATGGATTATCGGAGAAAGCCCCTCAATTGACCAGGCTGTGTTAGCAACAGAGATCCATTTCAAATAGTGATACAACGGTAATTACAGATGCGGGTAATCTGATCTCCGGGTAAACAACTACACCAGCCTTTAAGCCTCAAAAGCACTTCAACTGGGAGAAAACTATTTCTGCTTTTATCCATAGCACGCCAATAACCTCCCATTTAGACATTTGTCGGAAATGAAGGGCTCTTGTACTGTTAAGCAATCTAACGAGCAGTACTGTATACCATTGTGAGCTATCATGCCACCGTGCTATGCACATCCAATCCAGATACATTTGccaacattaacaacattgAACTGTTGATGGTGCATTTTGTTAAATTTCATGATTTTTTAGTCACGTCATCCAGTCTCCAAAAGATTTACTTCAAATTAAtggctttatgtttttttttatcaaactgtaGTTGAATTAGAAGTATGGCTTTACCTTTTTTATCTATTGAAAGACCAACACAAATTCGTATACTGaatgtttatttcaaaataaaagcaatcaattaattacagtacatttttcCAGCTCCTGCATTAAAGAGGTTGCAACAATAACATATCTTGTAAACTTTCAGCAAGTCAGTGCATAAACAGTAAATAATGAATTTAATatagaataaattaaaataagcaAAATATATTATTGTACTTCATTGATAAACAATAGCtatcagtaaaataaataaaatatgccaAGACACAGAAAACATTCACTCAGTTCAATCTACTGATTGTCTCTGAGGTgtaaacctcatgttgtccttgggtcaagttgacccgtttttcccatatcaatgttctttttaactacccatttgtaattaccccaaataacatgattgattccacacaccACTCTTTTGGGtaattttgtgttgtattattcaattttatagcatttgaaaaaaaattgaagtggtttcaaaatagtattgagtaaaagttgacatattgtagtctgtgattatccatcagcaTCCACtcctttaatttgagtctaaataattcctaatttctgcttttctaactgaaacattaggtataatttccttatttactatccatgaattccaaaaattaaaactaacgttaataagttagtgttacttatagttgaaaacatcaaaaaagtgacaaaagggAATgggtgttgaaaaagggacaaaaacgcaaaaaaaagttaaaaacactgataaaaagcgtcaacaaaattgttgattttcaattttgacgggaagacaagacaagggttaaataagGTCTAGATGGGTTTGCACCAGTCATAACTTCTGAACATCACCTTTAAATAACCCCAAGAATAAAATCCCCGGTGGACAGAAATTTGGCATAGTGGCATAATTGTAATCACATATACATCACTTCCAATGTCTCCTGGTTTAATGACACCAACAGCCTCAGGTTGTCTTTGCATTCCTGGGCCAGATTGTGGTTGTAGCTCCCCTGACTCCCAGACAGGAAGTGGCCCTTTACTGCTAGAGGGTCGGTATCAGAAATTTGAGGGCTCTCAGATGGCTCTGTACATTGTTCATCCAAAATTCTGCCCCACTGGTCTACCGGTGACTGAGTGGTTGCATGCACAACAAGAGCTTGTTCAGTTTTCACTAACTCACTGGCTATCCTCAGTGCACAGCTAGCAGTCAGAGATGGTGGGTATTTGTTGAAAGCATAGTCTGCTAGACTCAACTCGCACACCTTTTGTGCAAGGTTGCTGCGCTGCTgtgttctgtttgtgtctgGATTCATTATTGTAAACCTGTCACCACTTGTGTTCTCAGTCTCAAAGTGGGCAGTCTCAATGCAGTTGGTATAATAGTCCAGGAAAAAGGCCAGGGTGGGTGCAGCGAGGCGGAAGTTTAGACGGAGGAGGATGAGACACTCCAGGTTGCAGAGCTGCTCCTTAGTGAAGGCATCGCAGCACAATGACAAGAGATGGCTGATCCGCGGTGAGCACACCTCCACCTGGGtgacagagaaagggagtgaGCTATAATGAATGAAATCCAAACATGCAAACTATCTGTTCATCAAGCTTCTACCACATCTTAAGACACACCTGTTTGCAGGCTAGCAGGAGTGCAGTTACACCCAGTAACTGGAAGCAGTCAGCAGCCACCGGTGTGGATGCCATGAATCTGTCCATGATGTTTACCGCCAAGCAGCAGCACTCAAAGGACAGACGGAAATGTTTGTGTACAGGGATGAGCCAGCTGACGAGCCTACACCGGGCCTCGGCAGTCAGCTGcaatgtaaaacacagactCAATTAGTATAAGCTCCAGCTTCAAAGTTCATGATAATGATGAAAAAATGAGCATTTTGGTGACAGTCAGGgggaaaggggactgagtaaTGGCCCTTGTGGCCACAAAAATACTAGAATGAAAAGCTGTGGATGCAGGGAGGGGCCCATTAGAGAATGCCAACAGGGTCCAGAATATTGTGCTTTACGCCACAATAACTTAAAGATGGCATGAGTTTATTCTCTTTTATaagtaaaaatattaaacattttctatAGCCTATTGGATTTTGATAGCAGTTTCACAAATATTTTCATGTCATTGATCCCAAAAGTACAGTGATATGATCATTTATGAAAAGGTCATTCCACTTGTTAATATTAATGCCACAATAAATTATGAAACTATCCAATGTACTGGGGAATCTAACTATCTGCCTTAAAACACCTAAAGTCAGTGTtaccaaataaatacaaatgagcCATTATGTTAGatgacaaaataatatttttggattgcagatgttgttttcttaataaCTGGTAAGTGtttaaagtaggcctacaggCTACATAATAGTCATAATGTAGGctagtctaaaaaaaaaaggaagacaagtGACCTTAACTAATTCATGCaaattgttaaataaatcaGCCTAAACATGTTTCCATGTAGGATAGTCCAATGTGTTTTCCACAACATTTCAGTGCAATAGACCTGACCTAACACTGTGTAACGTGTCTTAGCCTACTTGTGGCTGGCGTGCCAGGCTTTTGCAGGAATGAAACTGcgcctctttctccctctggaTCTTGAAACCGATGTCCCCGTACTGGAGATACCAGTTGGACAGCTGTCCTGCAGGAGGCTCGTCTGAGCGGAAAGGGGGCACATCTATCCGCTCCGGGGATAAAATCGGCGAGGACCCCAAGTCTTCCTCAAAACCGGAGTCACTCAACTTGGACATGAGTGTCTGCTTTCTGTGCCGGGCAGTGTCCCGCTGCTGGACCATTGTGTGCGCTTCTGTTGGAGGTGAAGTGCCGGTTTTCCGTCTCCGTTTGTTAACAGTCTCGGAACCACATTCATCGTTCACACATGAAACCATCTCCGTTAGGTTATCTCTCACCGCAGCCTCCACCGGCTGAATATTGAGTCTTCTGGATGTTGGTTGTGGGTGAGGGGAGTTCCGTTTGGTTACGTCAGTTTTCCCGGGGTTATCCCCGCTCCTGCACTGCACCTTTCTCCCGTCACCCAGGCAACCGAGGGTAAACACTAATTGTCCCATATAGGACTTAATTAACCTTAACcatatgttacttttttttctgtctgctggcttattttatgaagacaaaataacatgtCCTTccttaaaagtgtgtgtgaatgaatggaTTCATCAAATGTAAATTTCTTTTTGAACACGTGAAATTGCTAGTTAGTTTACATAGGCtataatgttgcattttacaaGAAATGACTGAACACCACACGTGCCTGTATGTGaattttttacatgtaaaattGTGTTTCACATGTGATGTTGTAAAAATTATAGCCTATTGTTTGTAAGATTAtttcctatttctttttttagtataGTGTATAGTTATTGAAAAAACACCACCAAAGCAAAACATGGCacttaacaattatttttatatttattatttaaatttattttttaatttaagaaaggTCTGAAAATAGTAAATTAAAAGGTGAAGGTGGGTGGAGGAGGCAAAGATCCTCTAACCGTCTCACTGAGGTTATGTCATTGTTTATC includes:
- the LOC117944202 gene encoding cyclin-O, whose protein sequence is MVSCVNDECGSETVNKRRRKTGTSPPTEAHTMVQQRDTARHRKQTLMSKLSDSGFEEDLGSSPILSPERIDVPPFRSDEPPAGQLSNWYLQYGDIGFKIQREKEAQFHSCKSLARQPQLTAEARCRLVSWLIPVHKHFRLSFECCCLAVNIMDRFMASTPVAADCFQLLGVTALLLACKQVEVCSPRISHLLSLCCDAFTKEQLCNLECLILLRLNFRLAAPTLAFFLDYYTNCIETAHFETENTSGDRFTIMNPDTNRTQQRSNLAQKVCELSLADYAFNKYPPSLTASCALRIASELVKTEQALVVHATTQSPVDQWGRILDEQCTEPSESPQISDTDPLAVKGHFLSGSQGSYNHNLAQECKDNLRLLVSLNQETLEVMYM